Sequence from the Catenuloplanes indicus genome:
CGATCAGGCTGGTATCCACGCTGATCACCGACCAATGTCGACATAGTCGGGCAAAATTCATAGTCGACATAGTCGATTATGTGGTCTAGGCTTACGGACGTCTCTCCTGGCTCGCAACTACGGAGAGACCTGAGCCCCGGCGTCGACTCCTCCGAGCGGCGTGGCGCCGGGGCTCCCCGTGCGGCCGGGGTGGCACATAGGGGCGGCTCGCCGTCCAGGTGGCTCAATGTGCCGCCCTGGCCTGTCCACATCGCGCCTGTCCGCCATCGCCATGTCGAAGGTCGAAAACGCCGGTCCTCCTCGTTACCGTGCTGGAGAAGGACGAGGGCGCGACGAGGTGGACGGGGGACGCGGCGATGGCGGCGGACGGGGTGCGAAGCGGCGGCGACACGCCGGAGATCGACGCGAGTGCCGAGGTCACGGCCGCGCAGATCGCGGCCGCCGGTCCGCCGCCGACGGCCGACGCGAGCCGTCGGCACGCCGAGCTGAGCGCTGAGCTGACCGACCATCAGTACCGGTACTACGTGCTGGACGCGCCCACCATCCCGGACGCGGAGTTCGACACGCTGCTGCGCGAGCTGGAGTCGATCGAGCGGCAGTTCCCCGCGCTCCGTACGCCGGACTCGCCCACCCAGCGGGTCGGCGGCACGTTCTCCACGCTGTTCACCCCGGTGCTGCACGCCGAGCGGATGATGTCGCTGGACAACGTGTTCAGCAAGGAACAGCTGGCGGCCTGGGTCGAGCGGGTCGTCCGGGACGCGGGCGGCCCGGTGCGGTTCATCTGCGAGCTGAAGGTCGACGGCCTCGCCATCAACCTGACCTACGAGCACGGCCGGCTGGTCCGGGCCGCGACCCGCGGCGACGGGTACACCGGCGAGGACGTCACGGCCAACGTCCGCACCATCCGGCAGATCCCGGAGCGGCTCGCCGGCACCGGCGTGCCGGACCTGATCGAGGTGCGCGGCGAGATCTACTTCCCGGTCGAGGCGTTCGCCGGGCTCAACGCGAGCCTCGTCGAGCAGGGCAAGGCGCCGTTCGCCAACCCGCGCAACGCGGCCGCGGGCAGCCTGCGGCAGAAGGACCCGCGGGTCACCGCGTCCCGGCCACTGCGCATGGTCGTGCACGGGATCGGCGCGCGGTCCGGTTTCCAGCCGGCCGGCCAGTCCGAGGCGTACGCGGCACTGCGGGCCTGGGGGCTGCCGACCAGCGACCGGTGGCGCCTGGTCGACTCCGCCGCCGAGATAGACGCGTTCATCGACGAGTACGCGAAGAACCGGCACTCGGTCGAGCACGAGATCGACGGCGTGGTGGTCAAGGCGGACGCGGTCGCGATCCAGGGGCGGCTCGGTTCGACCAGCCGCGCGCCACGCTGGGCGATCGCGTTCAAGTACCCACCGGAGGAGGTCACCACGGTCCTGCTCGACATCCAGGTCAACGTGGGCCGTACCGGCCGGGTCACGCCGTTCGCGGTGATGGAGCCGGTCCTGGTCGCGGGCTCGACCGTGGCGCAGGCGACGCTGCACAACGCGCGCGAGGTCGAGCACAAAGGCGTGCTGATCGGCGACACCGTGGTGCTGCGCAAGGCCGGTGACGTGATCCCCGAGGTGCTCGGCCCGGTGCTGGACAAGCGGCCGGCGGACGCGCGGGCGTTCGTGATGCCCGCGCGCTGTCCGTCCTGCGACGCGGAGCTGGCACCGGCGAAGGAGTCGGACATCGACATCCGGTGCCCGAACACCCGGTACTGCCCGGCGCAGCGGCGCGGCCGGCTGGAGTACCTGGCCAGCCGGGACGTGCTGGACATCGAGGCGCTCGGCAGCCGGTCCGCGGCCGCGCTGATCGACGACGGTGTGATCCTGGACGAGGGGGACCTGTTCGCGCTGACCGCGGACCGGCTGCTCACCTCGCCGTTCTTCGTCAACAAGGACGGCACGCTGGGCAGCAACGCGCAGAAGCTGCTGGAGAACCTGGCCGAGGCGAAGCAGCGGCAGCTGTGGCGGCTGCTGGTCGCGCTCTCCATCCGGCACGTCGGCCCGAGCGCGGCCAAGGACCTCGCCCGGTCGTTCGGGTCGGTCGACGCGATCGCCGCCGCGAGCGTGGAACAGCTGGTCGCGGTGGACGGCGTCGGCAAGACCATCGCGGAGAGCGTGGCCGAGTGGTTCCAGGTCGACTGGCACCGGGAGATCGTGGCGAAGTGGCGTGCCGCCGGCGTGGTGCTGGCCGAGGAGCGCGACCTGGACACGCCGCGTCCGCTGGATTCGCTCACCGTCGTGGTCACCGGCACACTGGCCGGCTTCTCCCGGGACGCGGCGAAGGAGGCGATCGAGTCGCGCGGCGGCAAGGTGAGCGGCTCGGTGTCGAAGAAGACGCATTTCGTCGTGGTGGGGGAGAACCCCGGCAGCAAGGCGGACAAGGCCGGCGACCTGAAGGTGCCGATGCTGGACGAGGCCGGCTTCGAGGTGCTGCTCACCGGCGGCCCGGATGCGGCCCGCGCGGTGGCGACGAACCGGGCTGCGAACGAGGAGGAGTAAGGATCATCCGTTGCCCCGATGATTGCATCCGCAACGGAGAGTCATGGCGATAGAACGCAAGGTGATCACGGTGGTCTGTGACGTATATCAAGTTAGTCACGGCCACGCCCGTTTCATGCCTCGCTGGGTCCGTCGCCCTATCGTGAATGCCGTCGACGCAGGCCTACGAGTCGACCGAGGCCTACAACACCGGGGAGGTCTCGTGGAGCCCGCATCGCTGCGCAACATGGTGCCGGCGGAGCGCGCGGTGCCGTTCCTGGGCTTCGTCTGGGCCGTGATCCTGGGCGCCGCCGCCGCGTCGGTGCCGGCCCTGATCGCGCTGCCCGGCCAGGTCGCCGGCCTCCCGCTCGCGTTCTGGGTGATGGCCGCCCTCGCCGTGCTGATAGACGCGCGGCCGTTCACCCCGGTCGGGCGCCGCCGGCTCGGCGCGGCCATTCTCGCCTCGGTCTCGCTCACGTTCGCGATCATGCTGGGCTGGGGCCTCGGCCCGGCGATCGTCGTGCAGGTGGCCGCGGTCGCGGTGTGCGGCGCGCGGATGGGCAGCACGATCTGGCGCACCGGCTTCAACACCGCCCAGCACGTGCTCGCGCTGGCCGCGGCCGCCGCGGTGCTCACGGCCGGGCCGGAGCTGGCGTTCCGAGCCGGTGGCAATCCCTCGTGGACGGACGTGCTCGCGGTCGTCGCCGCGTCCGCGGCCTGGTTCGGGGTCACCTACGGCACCGTCACGGTCGCGGTCTGGCTGCGGTTCGGCGGGCGCTGGCCGGCGATGTTCATCAGCGGTCTCGGCTTCGAGCTGCTGTCCGCCGGGTCGCTGCTGTTCCTCAGCCCGCTGCTGGTGGTCGCGGCGCACCTGAGCGCCGCGCTGATCCCGCTCATCCTGGTGCCGCTCTACGCGGTCTACCGGATGGCGCGGCTCACCACCGCGCACGAGAAGATCTCCCGGCTCGACCCGCTCACCGGCCTGGGCAACCGCAAGGCGCTGCTCACCGAGGTCGCGGACCAGATCGCCACGCACGCGGAACGCGCCGCCCGGGGCGACGCGCACCGGCACATGGCGCTGCTCGTGCTCGACCTCGACCGGTTCAAGCGGGTCAACGACGCGCTCGGCCACGCGGTCGGCGACCGCCTGCTCACCGAGGTCGCCAAGCGGCTCGCCACCGTGGTCCGGCCACCGGCCACGCTGGCCCGGCTCGGTGGCGACGAGTTCGCGGTGCTCGCGCCCCGGCTGCCGGACGCGGCGGCGGCCCGGCGGCTGGCGACCGAGATCGCCGCGGTGCTGGACGAGCCGGTGTCGCTCGACGGGCTGCCGCTCGACATCGGCGGGTCGATCGGCGTCGCGGTCTACCCGGAGCACGGCACCGACTTCGAGACGCTGATGCGGCACGCGGACGTCGCCATGTACGAGGCGAAGCAGCGCGGCGACGCGGTCGCGGTCTACGCACCGGAGGCCGACCACAACTCGCCGGAACGGCTCAGCCTGCTCGGCGACCTGCGCACCGCGCTCGAGGTGACCGGCGGCGTGCGCCGGGAGCCGGGCGGGACCGGCATGCCGCAGCTGCCCGGCGCCGGTGAGATCCGGATGTACTACCAGCCGCAGGTCGCGATCGACACCGGCGAGGTGGTCGGCGTCGAGGCGCTGCTGCGCTGGCGGCACCCGGAGCGCGGCATGGTGCACCCGGAAGAGCTGATCAAGGCGGCCGAGCACACCGCGGTGATGCGGCTGCTCACCCGCCGCGTCATCGACGACGTCATCGAGCAGCTCGCGGCGTGGCGGGACGCGGGCCTGCCGATGCGGGCCGCGCTCAACGTCAGCGTCCGGGACCTGCACACCGGCGACATCGTGGACCAGATCGAGGACCGCCTCACCCGGTACGGGCTGCCCGCGGACCGGCTGCAACTGGAGATCACCGAGAGCGCGCTGATGGCCGACCCGCGCCGGGTCCTGGTCACGCTGTCCCGGCTGTCCCGGCTCGGCATCGCGATCGCGCTGGACGACTTCGGCACCGGCTACTCGTCCATGCAGCACCTGCGCCGGCTGCCGCTGTCCGAGGTGAAGATCGACCGCTCGTTCGTGCTCGGCATGACCGCGGACGGCGACGACGCCGCGATCGTCCGCTCCATGATCGAGCTGGCCGGCGCGCTCGGCCTGCGCGTGGTCGCCGAGGGCGTGGAGGACGAGCGCACCTGGCGCATGCTGCACGCGGCCGGCTGCCACGTCGCGCAGGGCTGGTTCTACGGCCGCCCGATGCCGGCCGAGGAGTTCGGCGTCTGGCTGTCCCGCTACCGCCCGCCGGTGCTCCAGGAAGCCGTCCGCGCGCCGGAGAGTGCGGCGGAGAGCCAGCCGCGGCGGAACCGGCGGCCCACCAACCGGCGCGGGCACCCGTCCGACGGCGTGCCGGAGAGCAGGGCGGAGAGCGCACTGGAAGGCCTCGGCGACACGCCGGCCGGCAACTCCGCGATCGCGGGCCGGTCCATCCGGGGAGTCGCCCGGGCCGGTGCCGAGGGTGACAAATAGACTCGCACAGGTCACCGACCCGTGCGACGCTGCGCGCGAGCGTAAGTGCACGCCGGCCCTGCCCAGCGCTACGCCGGTCACAGGTCACCCGAAGAGCGAACTACCAAGGGGGCAATCCCATGGCCGCCATCTCCCGCGAGGAGGTCGCGCACCTGGCGCGCCTGTCGCGGCTAGCCGTGACGGAGCAGGAGCTGGACACCTTCGCCGGCCAGCTCGACGTGATCCTGCAGTCGGTCGCCCGGATCGGCGAGGTCGCCGCGACGGACATCCCGCCGACCTCGCACTCGGTGCCGCTGACCAACGTGTTCCGCGACGACGTCGTGGTCCCCGGCCTGACGCAGGAGGCTGCGCTCTCCGGCGCCCCCGACGCCGAGGACGGGCGATTCCGCGTCCCGCGCATCCTGGACGAGGAGGCCTGAGCCGATGTCCGATCTGACCAAGCTGACCGCGGCCGAGCTGGCCGCCACGATCGCGTCCGGCGACGTCTCCGCGGTCGAGGTGGCCCAGGCGCACCTGGACCGGATCGCCGCCGTGGACGAGCGCGTGCACGCGTTCCTGCACGTCGACACGGAGGGCGCGCTCGCCGCCGCGCGGGACGTGGACGCGAAGCGCGCCGCGGGCGAGGAGCTCGGCCCACTGGCCGGCGTCCCGATCGCGGTCAAGGACGTGCTCGCCACCAAGGGCGTGCCGACCACCGCGGCCTCCAAGATCCTTGAGGGGTGGCGCCCGCCGTACGACGCCACGATCGTCGAGCGGCTGCGCGCCGCCGGCACCGTGATGCTCGGCAAGACCAACATGGACGAGTTCGCGATGGGCTCGTCCACCGAATACTCGGCCTACGGCCCGACGAACAACCCGTGGGACCTCGGTCGCATCCCCGGTGGTTCCGGCGGCGGCAGCGCCGCGGCCATCGCCGCGTACGAGGCACCCCTGGCCATCGGTACGGACACCGGCGGCTCGATCCGGCAGCCCGGCGCGGTGACCGGCACGGTCGGCGCCAAGCCCACCTACGGCGGCACGTCGCGGTACGGCCTGATCGCGTTCTCGTCCTCGCTGGACACCCCCGGCCCGTGCGCGCGCACCGTGCACGACGCCGCGCTGCTGCACTCGGTCATCGCCGGCCACGACCCCCGCGACTCCACGTCGATCCCGCAGGCCGTGCCGGACGTGGTCGCGGCCGCCCGGCTGGGCGCCACCGGCGACCTGACCGGCGTGAAGATCGGCCTGGTCACCGAGTTCAACGGCGAGGGCGCGGAGCCCGGCGTGATGGCGGCGTACCGGGACTCGATCGAGGCGCTGACCAAGCTCGGTGCCGAGGTCGTCGAGATCTCCTGTCCGCACTTCCAGTACGCGCTGCCCGCCTACTACCTGATCGCGCCGAGCGAGGCCTCGTCGAACCTGGCCCGGTTCGACGGCGTCCGGTTCGGCCTGCGCACCGGCGACGACGGCCGGCACTCGCTGGAGGAGGTCATGTCGCTGACCCGCGAGGCCGGCTTCGGCCCCGAGGTCAAGCGCCGGATCATCCTGGGTACGTACGCGCTGTCGTCCGGCTACTACGACGCCTACTACGGCCAGGCGCAGAAGGTGCGCACGCTCATCACGCGCGACTTCACCTCCGCGTTCGAGCAGGTCGACGTGCTGGTCTCACCGACCACGCCGTTCGTGGCGTTCCCGTTCGGCTCGCGGACCGGCGACCCGTACCAGATGTACCTGGCCGACCTGTTCACGATCCCGACGAACCTGTACGGCGGGCCGGCGATCTCCGTGCCGTGCGGCCTCTCCGAGGGCCTGCCGGTCGGTCTGCAGATCATGGCGCCGACGATGGCCGACGACCGGATGTACCGGGTCGCGGCCGCGCTGGAGTCCACGGTCGGCGTGCTCACCCCGCCGGCGCTCTGACGCGGTAGAACACGGCGGGAGCCGACGCCGGCTTCCGCCGTACCCCCGCTGCTTTGTTTGGTTTTGAATGAAGAACCCGGGAGAGTTCATGACCACGACCGTGCTGCCGCCGTACGACGACGTCGTCGCGCGCTACGAGCCGGTGATCGGCCTGGAGACGCACGTCGAGCTCGGGACGAACACGAAGATGTTCTGCGGGTGCCCGACCGAGTTCGGCGCCGAGCCGAACACCCAGGTCTGCCCGGTCTGCCTCGGTCTGCCCGGCGCGCTGCCGGTGCCGAACCGCGCCGCGATCGAGGCGACCATCCGGATCGGCCTCGCGCTCAACTGCTCGATCGCCGACTGGTGCCGGTTCGCCCGGAAGAACTACTTCTACCCGGACATGCCGAAGAACTTCCAGACCAGCCAGTACGACGAGCCGCTGTGCGTCGACGGCTACCTCGACGTCGAGGTGGACGGCGAGATCGTCCGCGTCGAGATCGAGCGCGTGCACCTGGAGGAGGACACCGGCAAGACGCTGCACGTCGGCGGCGCGACCGGGCGCATCCACGGCGCCACCGAGTCGCTGGTGGACTACAACCGGGCCGGCATCCCGCTGGTGGAGATCGTCACCAAGCCGATCCCGGGCACCGGGGCCAAGGCGCCGCTGGTCGCCCGCGCCTACGTGACCGAGCTGCGCGACATCATCCGCTCGCTGGACGTCTCCGACGTGCGGATGGAGCAGGGCTCGATGCGCTGCGACGTGAACACCTCGCTGACCCCCGCGGGCGGGACCGAGTGGGGCACCCGCACCGAGACCAAGAACGTGAACTCGTTGCGCTCGGTCGAGCGCGCGGTCCGCGCCGAGATGATCCGCCAGGCCTCCGTGCTCGACGCCGGCGAGCGGATCTTCCAGGAGACCCGGCACTTCCAGGAGGACACCGGCGACACCCGTCCCGGCCGATCCAAGGAGGAGGCGACCGACTACCGCTACTTCCCGGAGCCGGACCTGGTGCCGATGGCGCCGGACCCGGCCTGGGTCGCCGAGCTCAAGGCCGCGCTGCCGGAGCCGCCGCGGGTGCACCGCAAGCGGCTGCAGGAGGAGTGGGGCCTGACCGACCTGGACATGCAATCCGTGGTCAACGCGGGCGCGGTCGAGCTGATCGAGGCCACCATCGCGGCCGGTGCGACCGCGGCCGGGGCCCGCAAGTGGTGGCTCGGCGAGCTGGCCCGCCGGGCGAACGAGGAGGGCCTCGACCTGTCCGCGGTCGGCGCCACCCCGGCCCAGGTCGCGGAGCTGCAGCAGCTGGTCGACGAGGGCAAGCTGAACGACAAGCTGGCCCGCGCGGTGCTGGAGGGCGTCGTCGCCGGCGAGGGCTCGCCGCGCGAGATCATGACCGCGCGCGGCCTGGAGGTCGTCTCCGACACCGGCGCGCTCACCGCCGCGGTCGACGAGGCGATCGCCGCGAACCCGGACGTCGCCGCCAAGATCCGCGACGGCAAGGTCGCGGCCGCGGGCGCGCTGGTCGGCGCCGTCATGAAGACCACCCGCGGCCAGGCCGACGCCAAGACCGTCCGCGAACTGATCCTCTCCCGCCTCGGCGCCCAGGGCTGACGTTCGTACCGTGACCCGGCCCGGCCGACACTGTTCGGCCGGGCCGGATCCGTATCCGGCCACGGCGAACAGCGGGCCGGTGCCGCGATCAGGACAGCGTCGTCGGCTCGGTCAGGAACGCCTCGACGCGCTCCGCGGGCGCCGGGCGGGACAGCCGGAACCCCTGGCCCCGTGCCAGCCCGGCCCGGACCGCCTCGCGGACCTGCTCCGTCGTCTCCAGCCGCTCCGCCACGATCTCCAGGCCGAGCCGCCGCCCGAGACCCACGATCACGTCGATCAGCGGCTGCCCGCCGGACTCCGGATCCACCGGACGGGAGATCAGCTCACCGTCCACCTTCAGCATGTCCACCGGCATCCGGCGCAGCTGCGCCAGCGACGCCTGGCCGGCGCCGAAGTCGTCGATCGCGGTGCGCACGCCCAGTGCCCGCAGCTTCGCGAACTGGGTGACCACGGACGGCATGTCGTCCGGGATCCGGTCCTCCGCGACCTCCATGCACAGCCGCTCCGGCGCGATCCCGTGCGCGTTCAGCATCGCCGCGACCCGGTGCACGAAGTCCGGCACGGCCAGCTCGCGCGGCGACACGTTCACGGTCAGCGTGAGCGCCGGATACCCCGGCGT
This genomic interval carries:
- the ligA gene encoding NAD-dependent DNA ligase LigA; amino-acid sequence: MAADGVRSGGDTPEIDASAEVTAAQIAAAGPPPTADASRRHAELSAELTDHQYRYYVLDAPTIPDAEFDTLLRELESIERQFPALRTPDSPTQRVGGTFSTLFTPVLHAERMMSLDNVFSKEQLAAWVERVVRDAGGPVRFICELKVDGLAINLTYEHGRLVRAATRGDGYTGEDVTANVRTIRQIPERLAGTGVPDLIEVRGEIYFPVEAFAGLNASLVEQGKAPFANPRNAAAGSLRQKDPRVTASRPLRMVVHGIGARSGFQPAGQSEAYAALRAWGLPTSDRWRLVDSAAEIDAFIDEYAKNRHSVEHEIDGVVVKADAVAIQGRLGSTSRAPRWAIAFKYPPEEVTTVLLDIQVNVGRTGRVTPFAVMEPVLVAGSTVAQATLHNAREVEHKGVLIGDTVVLRKAGDVIPEVLGPVLDKRPADARAFVMPARCPSCDAELAPAKESDIDIRCPNTRYCPAQRRGRLEYLASRDVLDIEALGSRSAAALIDDGVILDEGDLFALTADRLLTSPFFVNKDGTLGSNAQKLLENLAEAKQRQLWRLLVALSIRHVGPSAAKDLARSFGSVDAIAAASVEQLVAVDGVGKTIAESVAEWFQVDWHREIVAKWRAAGVVLAEERDLDTPRPLDSLTVVVTGTLAGFSRDAAKEAIESRGGKVSGSVSKKTHFVVVGENPGSKADKAGDLKVPMLDEAGFEVLLTGGPDAARAVATNRAANEEE
- the gatB gene encoding Asp-tRNA(Asn)/Glu-tRNA(Gln) amidotransferase subunit GatB, yielding MTTTVLPPYDDVVARYEPVIGLETHVELGTNTKMFCGCPTEFGAEPNTQVCPVCLGLPGALPVPNRAAIEATIRIGLALNCSIADWCRFARKNYFYPDMPKNFQTSQYDEPLCVDGYLDVEVDGEIVRVEIERVHLEEDTGKTLHVGGATGRIHGATESLVDYNRAGIPLVEIVTKPIPGTGAKAPLVARAYVTELRDIIRSLDVSDVRMEQGSMRCDVNTSLTPAGGTEWGTRTETKNVNSLRSVERAVRAEMIRQASVLDAGERIFQETRHFQEDTGDTRPGRSKEEATDYRYFPEPDLVPMAPDPAWVAELKAALPEPPRVHRKRLQEEWGLTDLDMQSVVNAGAVELIEATIAAGATAAGARKWWLGELARRANEEGLDLSAVGATPAQVAELQQLVDEGKLNDKLARAVLEGVVAGEGSPREIMTARGLEVVSDTGALTAAVDEAIAANPDVAAKIRDGKVAAAGALVGAVMKTTRGQADAKTVRELILSRLGAQG
- the gatC gene encoding Asp-tRNA(Asn)/Glu-tRNA(Gln) amidotransferase subunit GatC, with the protein product MAAISREEVAHLARLSRLAVTEQELDTFAGQLDVILQSVARIGEVAATDIPPTSHSVPLTNVFRDDVVVPGLTQEAALSGAPDAEDGRFRVPRILDEEA
- a CDS encoding putative bifunctional diguanylate cyclase/phosphodiesterase, with translation MEPASLRNMVPAERAVPFLGFVWAVILGAAAASVPALIALPGQVAGLPLAFWVMAALAVLIDARPFTPVGRRRLGAAILASVSLTFAIMLGWGLGPAIVVQVAAVAVCGARMGSTIWRTGFNTAQHVLALAAAAAVLTAGPELAFRAGGNPSWTDVLAVVAASAAWFGVTYGTVTVAVWLRFGGRWPAMFISGLGFELLSAGSLLFLSPLLVVAAHLSAALIPLILVPLYAVYRMARLTTAHEKISRLDPLTGLGNRKALLTEVADQIATHAERAARGDAHRHMALLVLDLDRFKRVNDALGHAVGDRLLTEVAKRLATVVRPPATLARLGGDEFAVLAPRLPDAAAARRLATEIAAVLDEPVSLDGLPLDIGGSIGVAVYPEHGTDFETLMRHADVAMYEAKQRGDAVAVYAPEADHNSPERLSLLGDLRTALEVTGGVRREPGGTGMPQLPGAGEIRMYYQPQVAIDTGEVVGVEALLRWRHPERGMVHPEELIKAAEHTAVMRLLTRRVIDDVIEQLAAWRDAGLPMRAALNVSVRDLHTGDIVDQIEDRLTRYGLPADRLQLEITESALMADPRRVLVTLSRLSRLGIAIALDDFGTGYSSMQHLRRLPLSEVKIDRSFVLGMTADGDDAAIVRSMIELAGALGLRVVAEGVEDERTWRMLHAAGCHVAQGWFYGRPMPAEEFGVWLSRYRPPVLQEAVRAPESAAESQPRRNRRPTNRRGHPSDGVPESRAESALEGLGDTPAGNSAIAGRSIRGVARAGAEGDK
- the gatA gene encoding Asp-tRNA(Asn)/Glu-tRNA(Gln) amidotransferase subunit GatA, with translation MSDLTKLTAAELAATIASGDVSAVEVAQAHLDRIAAVDERVHAFLHVDTEGALAAARDVDAKRAAGEELGPLAGVPIAVKDVLATKGVPTTAASKILEGWRPPYDATIVERLRAAGTVMLGKTNMDEFAMGSSTEYSAYGPTNNPWDLGRIPGGSGGGSAAAIAAYEAPLAIGTDTGGSIRQPGAVTGTVGAKPTYGGTSRYGLIAFSSSLDTPGPCARTVHDAALLHSVIAGHDPRDSTSIPQAVPDVVAAARLGATGDLTGVKIGLVTEFNGEGAEPGVMAAYRDSIEALTKLGAEVVEISCPHFQYALPAYYLIAPSEASSNLARFDGVRFGLRTGDDGRHSLEEVMSLTREAGFGPEVKRRIILGTYALSSGYYDAYYGQAQKVRTLITRDFTSAFEQVDVLVSPTTPFVAFPFGSRTGDPYQMYLADLFTIPTNLYGGPAISVPCGLSEGLPVGLQIMAPTMADDRMYRVAAALESTVGVLTPPAL